From a region of the Eretmochelys imbricata isolate rEreImb1 chromosome 6, rEreImb1.hap1, whole genome shotgun sequence genome:
- the NDUFS3 gene encoding NADH dehydrogenase [ubiquinone] iron-sulfur protein 3, mitochondrial isoform X1, with translation MANVFCVSLAPRVSLVSLGLASVAAARPAVLLQQARFEGSSTTETHPTVRPKDEVAQNQLCAFGEYVAEILPKYIQQVQVTCFNELEIFIHPDGVVPILTFLRDHTNAQFKSLADLTAIDVPTRQYRFEIVYNLLSLRFNSRIRVKTYTDELTPVDSAVSVHQAANWYEREVWDMYGVFFANHPDLRRILTDYGFEGHPFRKDFPLSGYVEVRYDDEVKRVVAEPVELAQEFRKFDLNSPWETFPAYRTAPETLKLEAGDKKGDAK, from the exons ATGGCAAATGTCTTCTGTGTCTCACTGGCCCCCCGCGTCTCCCTGGTGTCTCTGGGCCTCGCTTCTGTTG CTGCTGCACGCCCGGCAGTGCTGTTGCAACAAGCTCGTTTTGAAGGGAGCTCCACAACAGAGACCCATC CTACTGTTCGACCAAAGGATGAAGTGGCCCAGAACCAGCTATGTGCTTTTGGAGAGTATGTGGCTGAAATTCTGCCCAAGTATATCCAGCAAGTCCAG GTGACCTGTTTCaatgaattggagatatttatccATCCTGATGGGGTTGTTCCAATTCTGACTTTTCTTCGAGATCACACCAATGCCCAATTTAAATCCCTGGCTGATTTGACTGCTATTGATGTCCCAACTCGACAATATCGTTTTGAG ATTGTTTATAATCTCCTGTCTCTGCGCTTCAATTCTCGGATCCGGGTGAAGACGTACACAGATGAGCTGACACCTGTCGATTCAGCAGTGTCAGTGCACCAGGCAGCAAACTGGTATGAAAGAGAG GTTTGGGACATGTATGGAGTCTTCTTTGCCAACCACCCTGACCTGAGGCGAATTCTAACAGACTATGGGTTTGAGGGCCACCCATTTCGGAAGGACTTTCCACTCTCCGGATATGTAGAG GTGCGGTATGATGATGAGGTGAAACGGGTGGTGGCAGAGCCTGTGGAGCTGGCTCAGGAGTTCCGCAAATTCGAtctgaacagtccctgggagacATTTCCTGCCTATCGCACAGCTCCAGAGACCCTGAAACTAGAAGCAGGAGACAAGAAAGGAGATGCAAAATAG
- the NDUFS3 gene encoding NADH dehydrogenase [ubiquinone] iron-sulfur protein 3, mitochondrial isoform X2: protein MLAAALGLARAGLRAAARPAVLLQQARFEGSSTTETHPTVRPKDEVAQNQLCAFGEYVAEILPKYIQQVQVTCFNELEIFIHPDGVVPILTFLRDHTNAQFKSLADLTAIDVPTRQYRFEIVYNLLSLRFNSRIRVKTYTDELTPVDSAVSVHQAANWYEREVWDMYGVFFANHPDLRRILTDYGFEGHPFRKDFPLSGYVEVRYDDEVKRVVAEPVELAQEFRKFDLNSPWETFPAYRTAPETLKLEAGDKKGDAK from the exons ATGTTAGCAGCAGCGCTGGGTCTGGCCCGGGCTGGCCTTAGAG CTGCTGCACGCCCGGCAGTGCTGTTGCAACAAGCTCGTTTTGAAGGGAGCTCCACAACAGAGACCCATC CTACTGTTCGACCAAAGGATGAAGTGGCCCAGAACCAGCTATGTGCTTTTGGAGAGTATGTGGCTGAAATTCTGCCCAAGTATATCCAGCAAGTCCAG GTGACCTGTTTCaatgaattggagatatttatccATCCTGATGGGGTTGTTCCAATTCTGACTTTTCTTCGAGATCACACCAATGCCCAATTTAAATCCCTGGCTGATTTGACTGCTATTGATGTCCCAACTCGACAATATCGTTTTGAG ATTGTTTATAATCTCCTGTCTCTGCGCTTCAATTCTCGGATCCGGGTGAAGACGTACACAGATGAGCTGACACCTGTCGATTCAGCAGTGTCAGTGCACCAGGCAGCAAACTGGTATGAAAGAGAG GTTTGGGACATGTATGGAGTCTTCTTTGCCAACCACCCTGACCTGAGGCGAATTCTAACAGACTATGGGTTTGAGGGCCACCCATTTCGGAAGGACTTTCCACTCTCCGGATATGTAGAG GTGCGGTATGATGATGAGGTGAAACGGGTGGTGGCAGAGCCTGTGGAGCTGGCTCAGGAGTTCCGCAAATTCGAtctgaacagtccctgggagacATTTCCTGCCTATCGCACAGCTCCAGAGACCCTGAAACTAGAAGCAGGAGACAAGAAAGGAGATGCAAAATAG